AAtacttcctcttcttctccataTATGTGCGTAAAGTTCCTGGCCTACGTAGCTTCAGAGTGCTGGTGTGGATCGCGTACGTAAGCAGCGACGCTGTGGCGATCTTTGCCCTCGCCACCCTCTTCAACCGCCACAGGAACATTTGTGATGAGAAGGGCAGCAACCTGGAGGTCCTATGGGTGCCTGTCCTCATCATCCACCTTGGCGGCCAACCAACGATAAGTGCCTACAGCCTCGAAGACAACGAGCTATGGAAACGACATATAGTAACCCTTGTGTCTCAGGTCACGATCGCCTTGTATGTCTTCTGCAGATGGTGGTCCGGCGAGAAGACGCAGCTGGCGGCAGCGGTTTTGCTCTTTATTCTTGGCATTCTCAGAGCTGCCCTAAAGCCATGGGCCCTCAGGACCACCAGTTTTAACAGCTTCCAAGCCTGCAGCACTGTGCCCCCGCCAAGGGCGGAAAGAGAATATACGCTTGAAAAATATGTACAAGAAGCAAAGAAGTGTGTACTGGACATGAAGGAAGACAGGGACCGCAAGTATGTCATCACGAGCGATTATATGTTTGTTGACCAGCCTGCTCCATACTCTGTTCGAATTGAAGTGTTGACATCTTTCCTGAAGCTTGAATATAAGCATGCATACAGTAAGTTGCAGGAGCGGCTAGGAAAGACATTTGATGGCATGTACTCCGGAACTAGGTCAGGTGTCACTGGTCTTGGCCTCAGCTCAACCTGTTTGCTTCCGTTCCTAGCCTTGGCTTCTATTGCGCTCTTTGCCATGAGCGGCAAGGATGGTCAGAATGAGAAGGACATTAGGGCGACATACATCCTATTATGCTGTACCACCGTGTTGGAGCTCATGTTTCCCTTCATGGTATTACTATTTGCACTAGTTCCATGTTTCATTCATTTGATTGACGATCCTATTGATGTGTGGCACGACATGGTTTCCCAGCACAACATAATGTCTTTATGTGTTCGCAAGAAGAAGCCCACATTCCTGATGAAGCTTGCTACCTTTGACTTTCTAAGGGAGTTCTTTAACCAACATTGGTATATTCAGCAAATGCCTATAGCCTACCAGATCATGGGGAAAGCTCGCCGGCACATGGAAGATGGTTGGAAGAAGTACATATGCGACACTACAAGTTACAAAAGATTCAATGAGCTCCGAGGCCAGTGGGCTCTAAGGAGGCACCATCAGCTAGGGTGGAGCTTGAATATGCCTTTCGACCGGAGCGTCTTCATCTGGCACATCGCCACAGACCTCTGCTTTTATCACCCCAACACATCCCCGCAATGTCGACAAGGAGAAGCCACACAGGACAGTAGGAGCATATCCAATTATATGTTCTACTTGCTTCTCATCCGTCCTGAGATGCTAATGCTTGGCGCCAGATCAGGTCTTTTCAAGTTGGCCAACGAACAGATCTTGAGAAACAGCGAGTCCATCGACATGACAGAAGAAAATCTTGCGGGGGATATCCTTATTAACACGCCGACGCTGCTATCTGCAGATTTTGCTGCAGATGATATGATTTCCAATGCACGCAAACTCGCTATAGCACTAATGGAGCTAGACGATGAGGAGGAGCGGTGGACTGTGATCCAAGGCGTGTGGGTGGAGATGCTCTGCTATTCAGCCAGCAGATGCAGGGGCTACCTGCATGCCAAGAGCTTGGGTGAAGGCGGGGAGTTCCTCTCCTACATCTATCTCCTTGGGTCGTTCATGGGAATGGAGACGTTGGCTGATAGGCATCACAGGTCAGAGCCTCTTGAAtgtgaacaagaagaagcacttccTTTCCGTTCCCAAGGGAGAGATGGTCAATGTCAATCTGCAGATGGCGACA
Above is a window of Triticum dicoccoides isolate Atlit2015 ecotype Zavitan chromosome 5B, WEW_v2.0, whole genome shotgun sequence DNA encoding:
- the LOC119311482 gene encoding uncharacterized protein LOC119311482, with protein sequence MGLSSAVTWWEEWQLRILVLTSLFIQYFLFFSIYVRKVPGLRSFRVLVWIAYVSSDAVAIFALATLFNRHRNICDEKGSNLEVLWVPVLIIHLGGQPTISAYSLEDNELWKRHIVTLVSQVTIALYVFCRWWSGEKTQLAAAVLLFILGILRAALKPWALRTTSFNSFQACSTVPPPRAEREYTLEKYVQEAKKCVLDMKEDRDRKYVITSDYMFVDQPAPYSVRIEVLTSFLKLEYKHAYSKLQERLGKTFDGMYSGTRSGVTGLGLSSTCLLPFLALASIALFAMSGKDGQNEKDIRATYILLCCTTVLELMFPFMHNIMSLCVRKKKPTFLMKLATFDFLREFFNQHWYIQQMPIAYQIMGKARRHMEDGWKKYICDTTSYKRFNELRGQWALRRHHQLGWSLNMPFDRSVFIWHIATDLCFYHPNTSPQCRQGEATQDSRSISNYMFYLLLIRPEMLMLGARSGLFKLANEQILRNSESIDMTEENLAGDILINTPTLLSADFAADDMISNARKLAIALMELDDEEERWTVIQGVWVEMLCYSASRCRGYLHAKSLGEGGEFLSYIYLLGSFMGMETLADRHHRSEPLECEQEEALPFRSQGRDGQCQSADGDMPPV